ATCATCGGTGCGACGGCTGCGGCTGCTTGGCGCCCAAAAGATCGAACATATGAGATCATTACCTATCGCCAAGAGATAAATTGGGGGAAAGAAAGATTGATCGATGAGGCAACGGTCAAAGCCCTCGATCATGCTTTCCCCTCTACCTTCAATAACTATGATTCTGATAGTGGCAGAATTGCCATCGCCCCGCATTCACCGTGTCCCGTGCTCTTCGGCATTAGAGCCGATGATCTTGAGGAATTAATACCTGCCATGGAGTCGATCAGAGGTGAGAGGCCAGAAAGCTGGATTATCTACCTTACAAATCAGGGCACGGACGATCATATCATAGTCAATTGGAAATCGGTGGAACCCAATAGGTCCTATGCCGTTGAAGGAAATGTTGCTAGCGATCCGGTCACAATAAAAGGTGGTCATGTCGTCTTCAAACTGAAACCTAGGCGTTTCCCGCAAACGATCGATTGTACTGCCTACGAGCCTTCGAAAGGATTCAGGTATGTTGTGAGAAAGCTTCGGCCCGGGGATAAGGTAATCGTATACGGGGAAATGAGGGAAGAACCTAGAACGCTTAACTTGGAAAAATTGAAAGTCTTAAAATTAGTGGAAGCCAGAAAAAAAGTTGCAAACCCCCTCTGCCCAAATTGCGGAAGACATATGAAGTCAGCCGGCTCATCCGCAGGTTACCGTTGCAGACGCTGCGGTACAAAAGCTCGAGTCGACGAGGCGGAATACAGCGTTGCGGAGCGCGGGATTAGAGAGGGATGGTATGAGCCCCCCGTGTGCTCCCGCAGGCATTTGAGCAAACCGCTCAAGAGACTTGCTTCAAAGTCCCTGCGAAAAATTCAGCCTGTTTTTTGAACTCAGGGAATTTTAAAATAATCTCCAATTGTTAGAGTTTGCATCATCAGGGAAAGTTGAAGGTGAAATAAAATGAAAGAGGTCGTAATACTCAGTGCTGCCAGGACAGCTGTTGGAAAATTTGGAGGCTCTCTTAAGGACGTACCCGTCTATGAACTCGGCGCTCAGGTGATCAGAGAAGCGGTGAAAAGGGCAGGTCTTGAACCGAACGACATACAGGAATGTATCATGGGGATATGTCTCCCAGCAGGAGTTGGCCAAAATCCTGCGCGCATGGCTGCGCTCAAGGCGGGACTTCCGTGCGAAATCGGATCGTTCAACATCAATAAGATGTGCGGTTCAGGTCTGAAATCTGTAATGCTTGCTGCTA
The nucleotide sequence above comes from Methanomassiliicoccales archaeon. Encoded proteins:
- a CDS encoding tRNA(Ile)(2)-agmatinylcytidine synthase; translation: MIVAIDDTDSTNGMCTTYLATKIIEELSEYDLVGMPRLVRLNPAVPWKTRGNGAIAFRLGKGRGKKRHIGMIAGRALYSYENGVSWGDPSEIIRRCREVVAKWSKIDEGASPGLIVTPKKPREIFYWDAVRGIVEKSLVEQELTRLGAFKYELAGGRGIIGATAAAAWRPKDRTYEIITYRQEINWGKERLIDEATVKALDHAFPSTFNNYDSDSGRIAIAPHSPCPVLFGIRADDLEELIPAMESIRGERPESWIIYLTNQGTDDHIIVNWKSVEPNRSYAVEGNVASDPVTIKGGHVVFKLKPRRFPQTIDCTAYEPSKGFRYVVRKLRPGDKVIVYGEMREEPRTLNLEKLKVLKLVEARKKVANPLCPNCGRHMKSAGSSAGYRCRRCGTKARVDEAEYSVAERGIREGWYEPPVCSRRHLSKPLKRLASKSLRKIQPVF